One segment of Solanum stenotomum isolate F172 chromosome 1, ASM1918654v1, whole genome shotgun sequence DNA contains the following:
- the LOC125876534 gene encoding probable serine/threonine-protein kinase PBL16, with protein sequence MGNCCCWGQPSIYRVSSNAKSESPKDESPSQKARMDHTKMPSNPEEVEDLRRSSATNPLIAFFFDELKIITSNFRQDYMLGGGGFGNVYKGYITEDLREGFQPITVAVKVHDGDNSYQGHREWLAEVIFLGQLSHPNLVKLIGYCCEAEHRVLIYEYMARGSVENNLFSRVLLPLPWSMRMKIAFGAAKGLAFLHEAEKPVIYRDFKTSNILLDLEYNTKLSDFGLAKDGPVGDKSHVSTRIMGTYGYAAPEYIMTGHLTPRSDVYSFGVVLLELLTGRRSLDKSKPAREQNLTDWAVPLLREKKKLLNIIDPRLDGDYPIKSVHKAAMLAYHCLNRNPKARPLMRDIVDSLEPLQIPGEVPTSEKPTLTVITDTPNGVIKEKVQT encoded by the exons ATGGGAAATTGCTGCTGTTGGGGGCAACCTTCAATATATAGAGTCTCTTCTAATGCAAAATCTG AGTCTCCTAAGGATGAAAGTCCATCTCAAAAGGCAAGGATGGATCACACTAAGATGCCTTCAAATCCCGAAGAAGTAGAAGACCTGCGTCGTAGTTCAGCTACAAATCCATTGATTGCATTCTTCTTTGATGAACTTAAGATAATAACGTCCAACTTTAGACAAGATTACATGCTGGGTGGAGGAGGATTCGGAAATGTTTATAAAGGATATATTACTGAAGATTTGAGGGAAGGATTCCAGCCAATTACAGTAGCTGTTAAGGTTCATGATGGAGATAACAGTTATCAGGGACATAGGGAATGGCTG GCTGAAGTGATATTTCTGGGCCAACTTTCGCACCCAAATTTAGTAAAGTTGATTGGTTACTGCTGTGAAGCTGAACATCGAGTTCTTATATACGAGTATATGGCTCGgggaagtgttgaaaacaattTGTTCTCAA GAGTATTGCTTCCTCTTCCGTGGTCCATGAGAATGAAGATTGCCTTTGGCGCAGCTAAGGGGCTTGCTTTTCTGCATGAAGCTGAAAAACCTGTTATCTATAGAGATTTTAAGACATCTAATATCCTGTTAGATCTG GAGTACAATACAAAACTCTCTGATTTTGGCCTAGCTAAAGATGGACCAGTTGGTGACAAATCTCATGTTTCTACTCGCATAATGGGAACATATGGATATGCTGCCCCTGAATATATTATGACAG GTCATTTGACTCCTAGGAGTGATGTTTATAGTTTTGGAGTTGTTCTTCTCGAGCTTCTAACGGGAAGAAGATCACTTGATAAATCCAAACCAGCCCGAGAACAAAACCTTACAGATTGGGCAGTTCCATTgctaagagaaaagaaaaaactgcTCAACATTATAGATCCAAGACTTGATGGAGATTATCCCATAAAATCTGTTCATAAGGCTGCAATGCTTGCGTATCATTGCCTAAATCGCAACCCGAAAGCACGACCTTTAATGAGAGACATTGTAGATTCCTTAGAGCCTCTTCAGATACCTGGTGAAGTTCCAACAAGTGAGAAGCCTACTTTGACTGTGATCACTGATACGCCAAATGGAGTTATCAAAGAGAAGGTGCAAACTTAA